The Halorussus salinus genome includes a region encoding these proteins:
- a CDS encoding gamma-glutamyltransferase family protein, which yields MTDSDPDPDRFTSRRSTVHAPNGLVATSQPLAAEAGVQLLREGGNAFDAAVATAAALNVVEPTSTGLGGDVFALYRTADGEVGAMRSCGGAPAEATIENVEAALEADADAAEYYPESRGYATDADADAGMPFLGPHAVTVPGTARGWEATVQELGELSLADALQPAIEYATEGYPVSEIIASHWTGAEELFTDDHAREAYLKDGRAPEVGERMALPRLGESMRKIAEEGADVVYEGEIAEKIAHEVQAQGGFMTVEDLADFEPEFLDPVSTTYNGAEIYELPPNNQGLVALEALNVAEEVGAGDYPLDSPERIHYFAEAMKRAFHDGHRYITDPEYEEIPPLASESWAEERAAGIGETADDDVTFGVPDAHAEDADTVLLTVADSEGNLVSFINSRFAGFGSGLVAGDTGIALQNRGASFSLDPDHPNSLEPGKRPFHTLIPGLAKFGDDDWAAFGVMGGYMQPQGHVQLISNIVDYDMPLQAALDHPRWRYRESGELAVEGRLDGATQSKLARKGHDVRVLPPVMFGGAQISRIEGLDSGEPVLSGATEPRKDGNATGY from the coding sequence ATGACCGACTCGGACCCGGACCCCGACCGCTTCACGTCCCGACGCTCGACCGTCCACGCGCCGAACGGACTCGTCGCCACCAGCCAACCGCTCGCCGCCGAGGCGGGCGTCCAGTTGTTGCGCGAGGGCGGCAACGCCTTCGACGCCGCGGTGGCGACCGCCGCGGCGCTCAACGTCGTGGAACCGACCAGTACCGGCCTCGGCGGCGACGTGTTCGCGCTCTACCGGACCGCCGACGGCGAGGTCGGCGCGATGCGCTCCTGCGGCGGCGCGCCCGCGGAGGCGACCATCGAGAACGTCGAGGCGGCGCTGGAGGCCGACGCTGACGCCGCCGAGTACTACCCCGAATCGCGGGGCTACGCGACCGACGCCGATGCCGACGCGGGGATGCCGTTCCTCGGTCCCCACGCGGTCACGGTGCCCGGCACGGCCCGCGGGTGGGAGGCCACCGTGCAGGAGTTGGGCGAGTTGTCGCTCGCCGACGCACTCCAGCCAGCAATCGAGTACGCGACCGAGGGGTACCCCGTCTCCGAAATCATCGCGTCTCACTGGACCGGCGCGGAGGAGTTGTTCACCGACGACCACGCCCGCGAGGCGTACCTCAAAGACGGTCGCGCGCCGGAGGTCGGCGAGCGGATGGCCCTCCCACGACTCGGCGAGTCGATGCGCAAAATCGCCGAGGAGGGCGCGGACGTGGTGTACGAGGGCGAAATCGCGGAGAAAATCGCCCATGAAGTCCAAGCGCAGGGCGGGTTCATGACCGTCGAGGACTTGGCCGACTTCGAACCGGAGTTCCTCGACCCGGTCTCGACGACCTACAACGGCGCGGAAATCTACGAACTCCCGCCGAACAATCAGGGTCTCGTCGCGCTCGAAGCCCTCAACGTCGCCGAGGAGGTCGGCGCTGGCGACTACCCGCTCGACTCGCCCGAGCGCATCCACTACTTCGCGGAAGCGATGAAGCGGGCGTTCCACGACGGCCACCGCTACATCACCGACCCCGAATACGAGGAGATTCCGCCCCTCGCGTCCGAATCGTGGGCCGAGGAGCGCGCGGCGGGCATCGGCGAGACGGCCGACGACGACGTGACGTTCGGCGTGCCCGACGCCCACGCCGAGGACGCCGACACGGTGCTGTTGACCGTCGCCGACAGCGAGGGGAATCTGGTCTCGTTCATCAACTCGCGGTTCGCTGGCTTCGGGTCGGGACTCGTCGCGGGCGACACCGGCATCGCGTTGCAGAACCGCGGGGCCTCCTTCTCGCTGGACCCCGACCACCCCAACAGCCTCGAACCGGGCAAACGCCCGTTCCACACGCTGATTCCGGGCCTCGCGAAGTTCGGCGACGACGACTGGGCGGCCTTCGGCGTGATGGGCGGGTACATGCAACCGCAGGGCCACGTCCAACTAATTTCGAATATCGTGGATTACGACATGCCCCTGCAGGCCGCGCTCGACCACCCGCGCTGGCGCTACCGCGAGTCGGGCGAGTTGGCGGTCGAGGGGCGACTCGACGGGGCCACGCAGTCGAAACTCGCCCGGAAGGGCCACGACGTGCGCGTCCTCCCGCCGGTGATGTTCGGCGGTGCCCAGATTAGCCGCATCGAAGGTCTCGACTCGGGCGAGCCGGTCCTCTCGGGCGCGACCGAACCGCGCAAGGACGGCAACGCGACGGGCTACTGA
- a CDS encoding dihydroorotase has product MDTHADLRVTNARVVTPSGTIDGGVAAEDGRIVTVGSDRNLPEADRTIDADGNYLIPGFIDPHVHWGLSRYEYDYHEGLAHDFETETRGAVHGGVTTVVNFLLQPEPYLPDMDFFREVGRENSYIDFAYHAIVHQDHHVEEIRDLADEGVRSFKVFFNWYKHASPELGIDHSDAGRVYKVLDKVSDINDGVVMFHAENEDLAVERRKELRDEGRNDLEAWSESAPNICEAMQIEQIGRLTEYTDSRAYIVHMSTGEGVDICERFQERGVNLHAETLPAFLSHTKDDDELGVWGKISPPLRGEESRKRLWEGLRTGTVEYLGTDHCPHKIEFKEKGEGKHGDVWDAIPGDNNGIEYFLPVMMSEGVNRNRISMERLVEVACENNARRWGLYPRKGALVEGSDADMVLVDLEKSAVVDDDFYHTMEPRYSTFHGEELTGLPTHTIVGGEVVVEDGELQVEKGGREYLARGPEGVVRN; this is encoded by the coding sequence ATGGATACTCATGCAGACCTCCGAGTCACCAACGCCCGCGTCGTCACGCCCAGCGGGACCATCGACGGCGGCGTCGCGGCCGAAGACGGCCGAATTGTCACGGTCGGGAGCGACCGGAATCTCCCCGAGGCCGACCGGACCATCGACGCCGACGGCAACTACCTGATTCCCGGCTTCATCGACCCGCACGTCCACTGGGGGCTGTCGCGCTACGAGTACGATTACCACGAGGGGCTGGCCCACGACTTCGAGACCGAGACCCGAGGAGCGGTCCACGGCGGCGTGACCACCGTGGTCAACTTTCTCCTCCAGCCCGAACCCTACCTGCCCGACATGGACTTCTTCCGCGAGGTCGGCCGCGAGAACTCCTACATCGACTTCGCGTACCACGCCATCGTGCATCAGGACCACCACGTCGAGGAGATACGCGACCTCGCCGACGAGGGCGTTCGCTCGTTCAAGGTATTCTTCAACTGGTACAAGCACGCTTCGCCCGAGTTGGGCATCGACCACTCCGACGCCGGACGAGTCTACAAGGTCCTCGACAAAGTGTCGGACATTAACGACGGCGTGGTGATGTTCCACGCCGAGAACGAGGACTTGGCCGTCGAGCGCCGGAAAGAGTTACGGGACGAGGGGCGTAACGACCTCGAAGCGTGGTCGGAATCTGCACCCAACATCTGCGAGGCGATGCAGATAGAGCAGATCGGCCGCCTCACGGAGTACACCGACTCGCGGGCGTACATCGTCCACATGTCCACGGGCGAGGGCGTGGATATCTGCGAGCGGTTTCAGGAGCGGGGCGTCAACCTCCACGCCGAGACCCTGCCCGCGTTCCTCAGCCACACGAAAGACGACGACGAGTTGGGCGTCTGGGGGAAGATTTCGCCGCCGCTCCGGGGCGAGGAGAGCAGGAAGCGCCTCTGGGAGGGCCTGCGAACCGGTACCGTCGAGTACCTCGGGACCGACCACTGCCCGCACAAAATCGAGTTCAAGGAGAAGGGCGAGGGCAAGCACGGCGACGTGTGGGACGCGATTCCCGGCGACAACAACGGCATCGAGTACTTCCTGCCGGTGATGATGAGCGAGGGCGTCAACAGAAACCGCATCTCGATGGAGCGTCTCGTGGAAGTCGCCTGCGAGAACAACGCCCGGCGGTGGGGTCTCTACCCCCGGAAGGGCGCGCTGGTCGAGGGGTCGGACGCCGACATGGTGCTGGTGGACCTCGAAAAGTCCGCGGTCGTGGACGACGATTTCTACCACACGATGGAACCGCGCTACTCGACGTTCCACGGCGAGGAGCTAACCGGTCTCCCGACTCACACCATCGTCGGCGGCGAGGTCGTCGTGGAGGACGGCGAGTTGCAGGTCGAGAAAGGCGGCCGGGAGTATCTTGCGCGCGGGCCGGAGGGCGTCGTTCGGAACTGA
- a CDS encoding AsnC family transcriptional regulator has product MRELDETDLEILQLLVADARRPYKEIADAVNLSPPTVSDRIDRLREIGVVERFTVDVDRSLLSEGVAVLVDLHVEPGRVSSVRDGVEKIEGVEHVFVTADGHVVFHARLQDGAVEPLLDDVLDTDDIREYEVRLLADSAWHPDPRGVEFALECDECGNSVTSEGESARIDGDLYQFCCSSCKSRFEEQYEELKEAA; this is encoded by the coding sequence ATGCGAGAACTCGACGAGACCGACCTCGAAATCCTGCAACTCCTCGTGGCCGACGCCCGCCGACCGTACAAGGAGATCGCCGACGCGGTGAACCTCTCGCCGCCGACGGTCTCCGACCGCATCGACCGACTGCGCGAAATCGGCGTCGTGGAGCGATTCACCGTGGACGTGGACCGCTCGCTCCTCTCGGAGGGCGTGGCGGTCCTCGTGGACCTCCACGTCGAACCCGGCCGGGTCTCCTCGGTCCGGGACGGCGTCGAGAAAATCGAGGGCGTCGAACACGTCTTCGTGACCGCGGACGGACACGTCGTCTTCCACGCGCGCCTGCAGGACGGCGCGGTCGAACCCCTGCTGGACGACGTGCTGGACACCGACGACATCCGGGAGTACGAGGTCCGTCTGTTGGCGGACTCGGCGTGGCACCCCGACCCCCGCGGCGTCGAGTTCGCGCTGGAGTGTGACGAGTGTGGCAACTCCGTCACCAGCGAGGGCGAGTCGGCGCGCATCGACGGCGACCTCTACCAGTTCTGCTGTTCGTCGTGCAAGTCCCGCTTCGAGGAGCAGTACGAGGAGCTAAAGGAAGCGGCCTGA
- a CDS encoding Gfo/Idh/MocA family protein: MTVRLGAVGLGGLGSIELELYDEMDDVEVVAGADVSEEAREEFAATSDAPTYERHDEMLAAHDLDAVSIVTPHTLHYEQAMDCFAAGADVFLEKPMVTGVENAVSLVAAADEQGRILQVGYQRHFDPLFRELKRVVSSGRIGDVHAVNAYLGQDWIALQRGTWRTAPDLSGGGQLYDSGSHLLDALLWTLDAEPRRVAAVTDDRGEEVDVNSALAVTLDRDAGVARNGDREDARDGHSDEDCDGEERLPFSLVTASVGVVGDGTHGDPDEGIVFWGTEGHVRYDEDRLTVSEEGATYEGEVSGDRDFLALTRRKLSDFVRAVEEDSDPAVPGSFGLQVTALTEAAYEAAETGRTVDVQARIAEAQTEANAAVADD; encoded by the coding sequence ATGACAGTACGACTGGGGGCCGTCGGGTTGGGCGGTCTCGGGAGCATCGAACTCGAATTGTACGACGAGATGGACGACGTGGAAGTCGTCGCGGGCGCGGACGTGTCCGAGGAGGCCCGCGAGGAGTTCGCCGCGACCTCCGACGCGCCGACCTACGAGCGCCACGACGAGATGCTGGCGGCCCACGACCTCGACGCCGTCAGCATCGTCACGCCCCACACGCTCCACTACGAGCAGGCGATGGACTGCTTCGCGGCGGGCGCGGACGTGTTCCTCGAAAAGCCGATGGTGACCGGCGTCGAGAACGCCGTCTCGCTCGTCGCCGCGGCCGACGAGCAGGGCCGAATCCTCCAAGTGGGCTACCAGCGCCACTTCGACCCGCTGTTCCGGGAACTCAAGCGCGTGGTCTCCTCGGGTCGAATCGGCGACGTTCACGCCGTCAACGCCTACCTCGGGCAGGACTGGATAGCCCTCCAGCGCGGGACGTGGCGCACCGCCCCCGACCTCTCTGGCGGCGGCCAACTCTACGACTCGGGGAGCCACTTGCTGGACGCCCTCCTCTGGACGCTCGACGCCGAACCCCGACGCGTCGCCGCAGTCACCGACGACCGCGGCGAGGAGGTAGACGTGAACTCTGCGCTGGCGGTCACGCTGGACCGCGATGCCGGAGTCGCCCGTAACGGCGACCGCGAGGACGCCCGCGACGGCCACAGTGACGAGGACTGCGACGGCGAGGAGCGACTGCCCTTCTCGCTCGTCACGGCCAGCGTCGGCGTCGTCGGCGACGGCACCCACGGCGACCCCGACGAGGGAATCGTGTTCTGGGGCACCGAGGGCCACGTCCGGTACGACGAGGACCGCCTCACCGTCTCCGAGGAGGGCGCGACCTACGAGGGCGAGGTTTCGGGCGACAGGGACTTCCTCGCGCTCACCCGGCGAAAGCTCTCGGACTTCGTGCGCGCGGTCGAAGAAGACTCGGACCCCGCGGTGCCGGGGTCGTTCGGCTTGCAGGTGACGGCGCTGACTGAGGCCGCCTACGAGGCCGCCGAGACGGGTCGGACCGTGGACGTGCAGGCCCGCATCGCGGAGGCGCAGACCGAGGCGAACGCGGCGGTCGCCGACGACTGA
- a CDS encoding glycosyltransferase family 4 protein, whose translation MDLMSKGGGEAVAMNVLEALQDDHDLTVLTLTDPDLRELNDYFDTDVDPAALSVERAGLLAPWLNDEFGLKYYVLQNALLGRYARRHGDEYDLLVSTINELGLESNSVQYVHFPFDWTVSSDERDHIFHPTVEEDSLYERLATRVAGVEREDIQQNALLANSGWTADVVEDAYGTRPEVLHPPIDTREFEERPWDDREEGIVTVGRIERSKRIKELIRITEGVRERGHDLHLHVIGPTVDDEYRREVQALASGREYVELEGEVPRDELVERICTHKYGIHGKEYEHFGMAVAELAAGGAIPFVPNEGSQHAIVDDREELLYGSVEDAKAKIAEVAADPDLQRELREPMGPEAIRRRFGRERFQRRIRKVVAEAMDRPAGRVSETPTDAPAERPASGD comes from the coding sequence ATGGATCTGATGTCCAAAGGGGGTGGCGAAGCGGTCGCGATGAACGTCTTGGAGGCACTACAGGACGACCACGACCTGACGGTCCTAACGCTGACCGACCCCGACCTCCGGGAGTTGAACGACTACTTCGACACCGACGTTGACCCCGCGGCCCTGAGCGTCGAACGGGCGGGCCTCCTCGCGCCGTGGCTCAACGACGAGTTCGGCCTCAAATACTACGTCCTCCAGAACGCCCTGTTGGGTCGCTACGCCCGGCGGCACGGCGACGAGTACGACCTCCTCGTCAGCACCATCAACGAGTTGGGACTCGAATCGAACTCGGTCCAGTACGTCCACTTCCCGTTCGACTGGACGGTGAGTAGCGACGAGCGAGACCACATCTTCCACCCGACCGTCGAGGAGGACTCCCTCTACGAGCGACTGGCGACGCGGGTCGCTGGCGTCGAGCGCGAGGACATCCAGCAGAACGCCCTGCTGGCCAACTCCGGGTGGACCGCCGACGTGGTCGAAGACGCCTACGGAACCCGGCCCGAGGTCCTGCACCCGCCGATAGACACCCGCGAATTCGAGGAGCGACCGTGGGACGACCGCGAGGAGGGCATCGTCACGGTCGGGCGAATCGAGCGGAGCAAGCGCATCAAGGAACTGATTCGAATTACCGAAGGCGTCCGCGAGCGCGGTCACGACCTCCACCTGCACGTCATCGGGCCGACCGTGGACGACGAGTACCGCCGCGAGGTACAAGCCCTCGCGTCGGGCCGCGAGTACGTCGAGTTGGAGGGCGAGGTGCCCCGCGACGAGTTGGTCGAGCGCATCTGCACCCACAAGTACGGCATCCACGGCAAGGAGTACGAACACTTCGGGATGGCCGTCGCGGAACTGGCCGCGGGCGGGGCGATTCCGTTCGTGCCGAACGAGGGCAGTCAGCACGCCATCGTGGACGACCGCGAGGAGTTACTCTACGGGAGCGTCGAGGACGCGAAAGCGAAAATCGCTGAGGTGGCCGCGGACCCCGACCTCCAGCGCGAGTTGCGCGAACCGATGGGTCCCGAGGCGATTCGCCGCCGGTTCGGCCGCGAGCGGTTCCAGCGCCGGATTCGGAAGGTCGTCGCGGAAGCGATGGACCGGCCCGCCGGACGGGTCTCGGAGACGCCGACCGACGCGCCCGCGGAACGACCGGCCAGCGGGGACTGA
- a CDS encoding glycosyltransferase family 4 protein has translation MHLVVAAHDFYPDPGSGGTGRYVHETARRLASRGHDVSVLTRRRGEVPRRETIAGVRVARYDLDIAERSAPAIARQLPSAVREVRDLLAALPDPDLLSLQGTVTDPLADLLVSDGVPRSATFHSPWPTEYRIRAGHAADRADDVADETGPATDPAGPDDAALSAPRRRLNAALRERIERSVLADCQQVLALSEFMAGKLRAVHGPAADAGIPDPAVVPGGVDADRYRPDAGVYDPMVERDPATPDAAADGGPASPTDFLTVRRLAPRMGHGMLLEAFERVLADCAEESRASDHRPHLYVAGDGPLREELEQKAATLGIADDVTFLGYVPDEDLPRAYATADCFVLPTRELEGFGLATLEALASGTPVVATPVGGTTEILAGLSDDDRVPTEQVVESVTADALAERMRAWAALAPAERAAAGRACRDHARENYTWDSTADALEATYRELV, from the coding sequence ATGCACCTCGTCGTGGCGGCGCACGACTTCTACCCCGACCCCGGTTCCGGCGGCACCGGCCGGTACGTCCACGAGACCGCCCGCCGCCTCGCGTCGCGGGGCCACGACGTGTCGGTCCTGACGCGCCGCCGGGGCGAGGTCCCCCGCCGGGAGACGATTGCGGGAGTCCGTGTCGCGCGCTACGACCTCGACATCGCCGAGCGTTCGGCACCGGCAATCGCCCGCCAACTCCCGAGCGCCGTCCGGGAAGTCCGGGACCTCCTCGCGGCCCTGCCCGACCCCGACCTCCTGAGCCTTCAGGGGACCGTCACCGACCCGCTGGCGGACCTCCTCGTGTCCGATGGCGTGCCCCGGAGCGCCACCTTCCACAGCCCGTGGCCGACCGAGTACCGAATCCGCGCGGGCCACGCGGCCGACCGCGCCGACGACGTGGCGGACGAGACCGGTCCCGCGACGGACCCCGCCGGTCCGGACGACGCCGCGCTCTCGGCCCCGCGCCGACGCCTCAACGCCGCGCTCCGCGAGCGAATCGAGCGGTCGGTCCTCGCCGACTGCCAGCAGGTCCTCGCCCTGAGCGAGTTCATGGCCGGGAAACTCCGGGCGGTCCACGGCCCGGCCGCCGACGCCGGGATTCCCGACCCCGCCGTCGTCCCCGGCGGCGTCGATGCGGACCGCTACCGCCCCGACGCGGGCGTCTACGACCCGATGGTCGAGCGCGACCCCGCGACCCCCGACGCGGCGGCCGACGGCGGCCCGGCGAGTCCAACCGACTTCCTGACGGTCCGACGCCTCGCTCCTCGGATGGGCCACGGGATGCTCTTGGAGGCGTTCGAGCGCGTCCTCGCCGATTGCGCCGAGGAGTCGCGCGCCTCCGACCACCGACCCCACCTCTACGTCGCGGGCGACGGGCCGCTCCGCGAGGAGCTAGAACAGAAGGCCGCGACGCTCGGTATCGCCGACGACGTGACCTTCTTGGGCTACGTGCCCGACGAGGACCTGCCCCGAGCGTACGCCACGGCCGACTGCTTCGTCCTGCCGACCCGCGAGTTGGAGGGGTTCGGTCTCGCGACGCTCGAAGCCCTCGCGTCGGGCACGCCGGTCGTCGCCACGCCGGTCGGCGGCACGACCGAGATTTTGGCCGGACTGTCGGACGACGACAGGGTGCCGACCGAGCAGGTCGTCGAATCGGTCACGGCCGACGCGCTGGCCGAGCGCATGCGAGCGTGGGCCGCGCTCGCGCCCGCCGAGCGCGCGGCCGCGGGTCGGGCCTGCCGCGACCACGCTCGCGAGAACTACACGTGGGACTCGACGGCCGACGCGCTGGAAGCGACGTACCGCGAACTCGTCTGA
- a CDS encoding G protein-coupled receptor family protein, whose protein sequence is MISVSALHSISGGVYVLTFVVLLLRTRSVPDRLRRYCHLLLLVVGLGGATSFLAAAGLGGVAVGGQTVLLPTFVNDVVAYSVLWFVTAMLAGVSRRMLAVVTALPFVQVVAFQFGTPMGGLIALVSTVVVIGGHLVVAYLFVGPVWRTAQALPDERRLLHWKSRNLLLFLIGMLIAFAFLSLTGLFTTFGGNVLNQYIALLIRVGFAGFLFANIDALDATDGRDETGDDHSPAEFGRSAPSGAD, encoded by the coding sequence ATGATTAGCGTCTCGGCGCTGCACTCGATTTCGGGCGGCGTGTACGTCCTGACGTTCGTCGTGTTGCTCCTGCGGACTCGGAGCGTGCCGGACCGGCTCCGGCGATACTGCCACCTCCTGTTGCTCGTGGTCGGTCTCGGCGGGGCGACCAGCTTCCTCGCGGCCGCGGGACTCGGCGGGGTCGCGGTCGGCGGGCAGACGGTCCTCCTCCCGACCTTCGTCAACGATGTCGTCGCCTACTCGGTGCTGTGGTTCGTCACCGCGATGCTGGCGGGGGTCTCGCGTCGGATGCTCGCCGTCGTCACGGCGCTCCCGTTCGTGCAGGTCGTGGCGTTCCAGTTCGGCACTCCGATGGGCGGGCTGATAGCTCTCGTCTCGACGGTGGTCGTCATCGGCGGCCATCTCGTCGTCGCGTACCTGTTCGTGGGTCCCGTCTGGCGGACCGCGCAGGCGCTCCCCGACGAGCGGCGACTGCTCCACTGGAAGTCGCGCAACCTCCTGTTGTTCCTCATCGGGATGCTCATCGCCTTCGCCTTCCTCTCGCTGACGGGGCTGTTCACGACGTTCGGCGGGAACGTCCTCAACCAGTACATCGCCCTGTTGATTCGAGTCGGCTTCGCTGGCTTCCTGTTCGCCAACATCGACGCGCTCGATGCTACGGACGGTCGGGACGAGACCGGCGACGACCACTCGCCCGCGGAGTTCGGTCGGTCCGCGCCGTCCGGCGCGGACTGA
- a CDS encoding methyl-accepting chemotaxis protein, with protein sequence MELRSPLRWVLRKYSRRIGATLGVTLAVTIAFGVLFAMDAARTGGNAVQAVAGTLFVVALHVGLLGIVLGGSVGVELRDLTDAAEAIEEGNLDVAPESERADEFGRLASSFDTMRRSLDEAFEESEAARAEAQNERERAESARTEAERAKRRAEERNELLLDRAAEIGDAMSAAADGDFTTELNTDGEIEAIDRIGGAYDEMAVSLSATIEEILDFAAEVERASNAVADDAAAVEKSHEALADDIRELADAITDQTDQLANVAEEANDLSATIEEVASTTDQVATDAAAAAEVGETGAERATEAIEAIEQIEEAVAGLAELVDELDDRMDEVGSTTGLIDDIAEQTNMLALNANIEAAHADADGDGFAVVADEVKALATETQNAIDEIDAIIEGARADVTDVTDEMAVTRSRIDTSVETVTGTGETLQDLTTTVGEVDDAMSEISRATDDGAAATEEVAATVETVREAATNVADRSHELARTADETVETMGDVRERADALADRTEDLRSMLTAFETRDDATGDGTARLDRDEEPTRLDRDDGTSAGPPRTAPGGVGGGDDD encoded by the coding sequence ATGGAGCTACGGTCGCCACTTCGGTGGGTCTTACGAAAGTACAGTCGTCGAATCGGGGCTACGCTCGGCGTCACGCTCGCGGTGACTATCGCCTTCGGCGTCCTCTTTGCGATGGACGCGGCACGGACTGGGGGTAACGCCGTCCAAGCAGTCGCCGGAACGCTGTTCGTCGTCGCGCTTCACGTCGGACTCCTCGGCATCGTCCTCGGCGGTAGCGTCGGGGTGGAACTCCGGGACCTGACCGACGCCGCCGAGGCCATCGAGGAGGGGAACCTCGACGTGGCACCGGAGAGCGAGCGGGCCGACGAGTTCGGACGGCTCGCGTCGTCGTTCGACACCATGCGGCGGTCGCTCGACGAGGCGTTCGAGGAGTCGGAGGCCGCCAGAGCCGAGGCCCAGAACGAGCGCGAACGCGCGGAGTCGGCTCGCACGGAGGCCGAACGCGCCAAGCGCCGGGCCGAGGAGCGAAACGAACTGCTCCTCGACCGCGCCGCGGAGATCGGCGACGCGATGTCGGCGGCGGCGGACGGCGACTTCACGACCGAACTGAACACGGACGGCGAAATCGAGGCGATAGACCGAATCGGCGGCGCGTACGACGAGATGGCGGTGTCGCTCTCGGCCACCATCGAGGAGATTCTCGACTTCGCCGCCGAGGTCGAACGCGCCAGCAACGCCGTCGCGGACGACGCCGCCGCGGTCGAGAAGTCCCACGAGGCGCTCGCGGACGACATCCGCGAACTCGCGGACGCCATCACCGACCAGACCGACCAGCTCGCGAACGTCGCCGAGGAGGCCAACGACCTCTCGGCCACCATCGAGGAGGTCGCCTCGACGACCGACCAAGTGGCGACGGACGCGGCCGCCGCGGCCGAGGTCGGCGAGACGGGCGCGGAACGCGCGACCGAGGCCATCGAGGCCATCGAGCAGATCGAGGAGGCCGTCGCGGGGCTCGCCGAGTTGGTGGACGAACTCGACGACCGCATGGACGAGGTGGGTTCGACGACTGGTCTCATCGACGACATCGCCGAACAGACCAACATGCTCGCGCTGAACGCCAACATCGAGGCCGCCCACGCGGACGCCGACGGCGACGGGTTCGCCGTCGTCGCGGACGAGGTGAAGGCCCTCGCGACCGAGACGCAGAACGCAATAGACGAGATCGACGCGATAATCGAGGGGGCTCGCGCCGACGTGACCGACGTGACCGACGAGATGGCCGTCACGAGGTCCCGAATCGACACGAGCGTCGAGACGGTGACCGGTACCGGCGAGACGCTTCAGGACCTGACCACGACGGTCGGCGAGGTGGACGACGCCATGTCGGAGATCAGTCGCGCGACCGACGACGGCGCGGCCGCGACCGAGGAGGTCGCCGCGACCGTCGAGACGGTCCGCGAGGCCGCGACGAACGTCGCCGACCGGTCTCACGAACTCGCGCGGACGGCCGACGAGACCGTCGAGACGATGGGCGACGTGCGCGAGCGCGCCGACGCGCTCGCCGACCGCACCGAGGACCTGCGTTCGATGCTGACCGCGTTCGAGACGCGCGACGACGCGACGGGCGACGGGACCGCCCGCCTCGACCGGGACGAGGAACCGACGCGCCTCGACCGGGACGACGGTACCAGCGCCGGGCCTCCTCGGACCGCTCCCGGCGGCGTCGGGGGTGGTGACGATGATTAG
- a CDS encoding mycofactocin-coupled SDR family oxidoreductase encodes MAEYDFDGRVAFVTGAARGQGRSHAVHYAENGADVVCADICETADESTYELGDETELDETVRAVEERGQSALGVQMDVADEAEVEAGVETALAEFGRIDILANNAGVAPVSGLMELDEETWDHALDVNLKGMWLCAKHVGQHMVERGEGGRIVNTSSTAGMVASPGLGHYTAAKHGVLGLTKTLAMELARYDVTVNAVCPTAVDTAMTGGIVESIGEEMAEVAEQSGPDNVLGEIVQPEDVSAAFMWLSSDDARFVTGIALPVAAGATAI; translated from the coding sequence ATGGCGGAGTACGACTTCGACGGACGGGTAGCGTTCGTCACGGGAGCGGCGCGGGGACAGGGGCGCTCGCACGCCGTCCACTACGCCGAGAACGGGGCCGACGTGGTGTGTGCCGACATCTGCGAGACCGCCGACGAATCGACCTACGAGTTGGGCGACGAGACCGAACTGGACGAGACCGTGCGCGCGGTCGAAGAGCGCGGCCAGTCGGCCCTCGGCGTCCAGATGGACGTGGCCGACGAGGCCGAGGTCGAGGCGGGCGTCGAGACGGCCCTCGCGGAGTTCGGTCGCATCGACATTCTGGCGAACAACGCCGGAGTCGCGCCGGTCTCGGGGCTGATGGAGTTGGACGAGGAGACGTGGGACCACGCCCTCGACGTGAACCTCAAGGGGATGTGGCTCTGCGCGAAACACGTCGGCCAGCACATGGTAGAGCGCGGCGAAGGCGGGCGCATCGTCAACACCTCCTCGACCGCCGGGATGGTCGCCTCGCCGGGGTTGGGCCACTACACCGCCGCGAAACACGGCGTCTTGGGCCTGACGAAGACGCTGGCGATGGAGTTGGCCCGGTACGACGTGACGGTCAACGCGGTCTGCCCCACGGCGGTCGATACCGCGATGACCGGCGGCATCGTCGAGTCCATCGGCGAGGAGATGGCCGAAGTCGCCGAGCAGTCCGGCCCGGACAACGTGCTGGGCGAAATCGTCCAACCCGAAGACGTGAGCGCGGCGTTCATGTGGCTGTCGAGCGACGACGCCCGGTTCGTCACCGGCATCGCCTTACCCGTGGCCGCGGGGGCGACCGCGATTTGA